The Anopheles merus strain MAF chromosome 2L, AmerM5.1, whole genome shotgun sequence genome has a segment encoding these proteins:
- the LOC121594676 gene encoding potential E3 ubiquitin-protein ligase ariadne-2 isoform X2 has translation MADQESDMEYSSDNDYEFEDYYNSGEDCDIEQIDPKRTDPEYFVYECLNVEEVEKLLNESVEKLSTQLQITPSLAKVLLHETRWNTAEVIERYRNNASNLLVSARIKAAAPPSVPAVTPPAPQQSSPVPSTSSAAAVATAAVSSSSSSSSSSSSTATCSFLASVPSCSVNSAIPGTSSSSSSSSSSSKAHPISSTTATTACCYRTQLCPVCVTVQSTDKFHALACQHSFCRDCWAMHFEIQIGQGISTQIECMEQRCDVRVPEDLVLTLLNRPMLRDKYQQFTFADYVKSHPELRFCPGPNCQTIIRSQDISPKKAVCRMCKTAFCFRCGTDYHAPTDCQIIRKWLTKCADDSETANYISAHTKDCPKCHICIEKNGGCNHMQCFNCKHDFCWMCLGDWKAHGSEYYECSRYKENPNIAHESVHAQAREALKKYLHYYERWENHSKSLQLEQQTLDRMRARINEKVMKGLGTWIDWQHLFDAATLLAKCRYTLQYTYPYAYYMESRKELFEYQQAQLEAEIENLSWKVERAETTDRGELENQMDIAEKRRTTLLKDFFPTEA, from the exons GCGAAGATTGTGACATCGAGCAGATCGACCCGAAGCGCACCGATCCGGAGTACTTCGTGTACGAGTGTCTGAACGTGGAGGAGGTCGAGAAGCTGCTGAACGAGTCGGTGGAGAAGCTCAGCACGCAGCTACAGATAACGCCCTCGCTCGCCAAGGTGCTGCTGCACGAGACGCGCTGGAACACGGCGGAAGTGATCGAGCGGTACCGGAACAACGCCTCCAATCTGCTGGTCAGCGCACGCATCAAAGCGGCCGCCCCGCCGTCAGTACCAGCGGTAACACCGCCCGCACCCCAACAGTCATCACCCGTCCCATCCACGTCCTCGGCGGCGGCTGTGGCAACGGCAGCAGTTAGCTCTtccagcagtagtagcagtagtagtagtagcactGCCACCTGCTCGTTCCTTGCATCCGTCCCCAGCTGCTCGGTCAACTCTGCCATTCCGggcacaagcagcagcagcagcagcagcagcagcagtagtaaaGCACATCCGATctcctccaccaccgccacgACGGCCTGCTGCTACCGCACGCAGCTCTGTCCGGTGTGCGTGACGGTGCAATCGACCGACAAGTTCCATGCGCTTGCCTGCCAGCACTCCTTCTGCCGCGACTGCTGGGCGATGCACTTCGAGATCCAGATCGGGCAGGGCATCTCGACGCAGATCGAGTGCATGGAGCAGCGCTGTGACGTGCGCGTGCCGGAGGATCTCGTGCTGACGCTGCTGAACCGGCCGATGCTGCGCGACAAGTACCAGCAGTTTACGTTCGCCGACTACGTCAAGTCCCATCCGGAGCTGCGCTTCTGTCCCGGTCCCAACTGCCAG ACAATTATACGCAGCCAGGACATTAGCCCGAAGAAGGCCGTCTGCCGCATGTGCAAGACGGCGTTCTGTTTCCGGTGCGGTACCGACTATCACGCCCCAACCGACTGCCAGATCATCCGCAAATGGTTGACGAAGTGTGCGGACGATAGCGAAACGGCCAACTACATCAGCGCGCACACGAAGGACTGCCCCAAGTGTCACATCTGCATCGAGAAGAATGGGGGCTGCAATCATATGCAGTGCTTTAACTGCAAGCACGACTTCTGCTGGATGTGCCTGGGCGACTGGAAGGCGCACGGGTCCGAGTACTACGAGTGTTCGCGCTACAAGGAAAACCCCAACATTGCGCACGAATCGGTACACGCGCAG GCCCGGGAAGCGCTCAAGAAGTACCTGCACTACTACGAGCGGTGGGAAAACCACTCCAAGTCGCtgcagctcgagcagcagaCGCTCGACCGGATGCGGGCCCGCATCAACGAGAAGGTAATGAAGGGCCTCGGCACCTGGATCGACTGGCAGCATCTGTTCGATGCGGCCACGCTGCTCGCCAAGTGTCGGTACACGCTGCAGTACACCTACCCGTACGCGTACTACATGGAGTCGCGCAAGGAGCTGTTCGAGTATCAGCAG GCTCAACTGGAGGCGGAAATTGAGAACCTTTCCTGGAAGGTAGAACGGGCGGAAACGACCGACCGTGGCGAGCTGGAGAACCAGATGGATATTGCGGAAAAGCGGCGCACCACGCTGCTGAAGGATTTCTTCCCCACGGAGGCGTAA
- the LOC121594676 gene encoding potential E3 ubiquitin-protein ligase ariadne-2 isoform X1 gives MADQESDMEYSSDNDYEFEDYYNSGEDCDIEQIDPKRTDPEYFVYECLNVEEVEKLLNESVEKLSTQLQITPSLAKVLLHETRWNTAEVIERYRNNASNLLVSARIKAAAPPSVPAVTPPAPQQSSPVPSTSSAAAVATAAVSSSSSSSSSSSSTATCSFLASVPSCSVNSAIPGTSSSSSSSSSSSKAHPISSTTATTACCYRTQLCPVCVTVQSTDKFHALACQHSFCRDCWAMHFEIQIGQGISTQIECMEQRCDVRVPEDLVLTLLNRPMLRDKYQQFTFADYVKSHPELRFCPGPNCQTIIRSQDISPKKAVCRMCKTAFCFRCGTDYHAPTDCQIIRKWLTKCADDSETANYISAHTKDCPKCHICIEKNGGCNHMQCFNCKHDFCWMCLGDWKAHGSEYYECSRYKENPNIAHESVHAQVGNENAREALKKYLHYYERWENHSKSLQLEQQTLDRMRARINEKVMKGLGTWIDWQHLFDAATLLAKCRYTLQYTYPYAYYMESRKELFEYQQAQLEAEIENLSWKVERAETTDRGELENQMDIAEKRRTTLLKDFFPTEA, from the exons GCGAAGATTGTGACATCGAGCAGATCGACCCGAAGCGCACCGATCCGGAGTACTTCGTGTACGAGTGTCTGAACGTGGAGGAGGTCGAGAAGCTGCTGAACGAGTCGGTGGAGAAGCTCAGCACGCAGCTACAGATAACGCCCTCGCTCGCCAAGGTGCTGCTGCACGAGACGCGCTGGAACACGGCGGAAGTGATCGAGCGGTACCGGAACAACGCCTCCAATCTGCTGGTCAGCGCACGCATCAAAGCGGCCGCCCCGCCGTCAGTACCAGCGGTAACACCGCCCGCACCCCAACAGTCATCACCCGTCCCATCCACGTCCTCGGCGGCGGCTGTGGCAACGGCAGCAGTTAGCTCTtccagcagtagtagcagtagtagtagtagcactGCCACCTGCTCGTTCCTTGCATCCGTCCCCAGCTGCTCGGTCAACTCTGCCATTCCGggcacaagcagcagcagcagcagcagcagcagcagtagtaaaGCACATCCGATctcctccaccaccgccacgACGGCCTGCTGCTACCGCACGCAGCTCTGTCCGGTGTGCGTGACGGTGCAATCGACCGACAAGTTCCATGCGCTTGCCTGCCAGCACTCCTTCTGCCGCGACTGCTGGGCGATGCACTTCGAGATCCAGATCGGGCAGGGCATCTCGACGCAGATCGAGTGCATGGAGCAGCGCTGTGACGTGCGCGTGCCGGAGGATCTCGTGCTGACGCTGCTGAACCGGCCGATGCTGCGCGACAAGTACCAGCAGTTTACGTTCGCCGACTACGTCAAGTCCCATCCGGAGCTGCGCTTCTGTCCCGGTCCCAACTGCCAG ACAATTATACGCAGCCAGGACATTAGCCCGAAGAAGGCCGTCTGCCGCATGTGCAAGACGGCGTTCTGTTTCCGGTGCGGTACCGACTATCACGCCCCAACCGACTGCCAGATCATCCGCAAATGGTTGACGAAGTGTGCGGACGATAGCGAAACGGCCAACTACATCAGCGCGCACACGAAGGACTGCCCCAAGTGTCACATCTGCATCGAGAAGAATGGGGGCTGCAATCATATGCAGTGCTTTAACTGCAAGCACGACTTCTGCTGGATGTGCCTGGGCGACTGGAAGGCGCACGGGTCCGAGTACTACGAGTGTTCGCGCTACAAGGAAAACCCCAACATTGCGCACGAATCGGTACACGCGCAGGTAGGCAATGAGAAT GCCCGGGAAGCGCTCAAGAAGTACCTGCACTACTACGAGCGGTGGGAAAACCACTCCAAGTCGCtgcagctcgagcagcagaCGCTCGACCGGATGCGGGCCCGCATCAACGAGAAGGTAATGAAGGGCCTCGGCACCTGGATCGACTGGCAGCATCTGTTCGATGCGGCCACGCTGCTCGCCAAGTGTCGGTACACGCTGCAGTACACCTACCCGTACGCGTACTACATGGAGTCGCGCAAGGAGCTGTTCGAGTATCAGCAG GCTCAACTGGAGGCGGAAATTGAGAACCTTTCCTGGAAGGTAGAACGGGCGGAAACGACCGACCGTGGCGAGCTGGAGAACCAGATGGATATTGCGGAAAAGCGGCGCACCACGCTGCTGAAGGATTTCTTCCCCACGGAGGCGTAA